CGACGTTCAAGCTCGACGATCCCGGCGTGGTCGTGATGGATCCGGAGGATAGCGGCCGTCTCACGCGCGGCACGATCCAGATCGTGCCCGAGGCTGAGCCGGCACAGCTGCCGGTGCCGGCAGATACGCCGCTGCTGCCCGCGCGCCGCGGCTTCCGCTGGGGCACGCTGTTCTGGAGCGCGGTCGCGGGCCTCGTCGTGCTCGGCAGCGGGCTTGGCGTCCTCAACCTGATCGAGGATCTGTTCGCGCGCAACGAAGGCCTCGGCTTCCTCGGGCTGGCGCTCGCCGTGGTCGCTGCGGTGGCGCTGGCGGTCGTCACCATGCGCGAGCTGGTCGGCCTGGCGCGGCTTGCGACCATCGAGAAGCTGCATCTGCGCGCCGCCGAGGTGCTGATCAGCGACGACCGCGCCGCGAGCCGGGCCGTCGTCGCCGACCTGCTCAAACTCGCGCACCACACCCCGCAACTCGCCCGCGCGCGCAGCGCGCTGCAGAGCCACACCGATGATATCATCGACGGTGCCGACATGATCCGCCTCGCCGAGCGCGAATTGATGACGCCGCTCGACGAGGAGGCGCGGCGGCTGGTGTCGTCGGCGGCGCAGCGCGTCTCTGTCGTCACCGCGGTCAGCCCGCGCGCGCTGTTCGACGTGCTGTTCGTGTTCGTGGCGAGCTTGCGGATGATCCGGCAGCTGGCGCGGCTCTATGGCGGCCGGCCCGGCGCGCTCGGCATGATCCGCCTGCTGCGCCACGTGATCGCGCATCTCGCGATCACCGGCGGCATGGCCGCGAGCGACAGCCTGATCCAGCAGATGCTCGGCCACGGCATCGCGGCAAAACTCTCGCAGCGGCTCGGCGAAGGCATGCTCAACGGCCTGTTGACCGCCCGCCTCGGCCTCGCCGCGATCGACGTCACCCGCCCGCTTCCCTTCAACGCTTTGCCCCGCCCCGCGCTGACCGATCTGGCGAAGGATTTGATCCGCAAGCGCGACGAAGAGGAATAGCGCTTCGTCGTTTCGACGCGGAACGGCGCCCATCGCTGCGCCCTCTCCCTTGTGGGAGAGGGCAGCTCAGGCAGCCGTCAAAGGCTCGCTTGGGTGAGGGGTATCCATCCTTACACACCGCGCCTGCGGAGAGGGGCCCCTCATCCGGCAGCCTTTGGCTGCCACCTTCTCCCACAAGGGGAGAAGGTGATCTCGCAAGGCTCTGAGAGCATCGCCAGCACGCGCCAGCGGAAGAATGTGGTGTCCGGCGGCGGCGACAGATCGGGCGTCCAGCCTGAGATCTTCTCCAGCGCGTAGGTGTCCATCACCATGCCGCGCCAGCTTCGCGTCACGCGCTCCAGCGGCTGACGCACCGCAGTGGTTTCATTCCACAGCGGCAGATTGTTCTCGGGTTCGCGCCCGACGTAGATGCCTGTGTGATCGCGGATCTTGTCCATGCCGGGATCGGCAAAGCCCTGGAAGCGGCCGCGCTCGTTGATCTCGACCACCGGCACCCGACCGCGCAGCATCCACCTCAGCATCGCATAGGTGCGGTAGTCCGTGGTCGCGACCCAGGTCGCGCCGGTCGCCTCAACCTGCGCCAGGGTATGCGCGGCCACCGCGTCGTAGCCTGCCTCGGTGCCGATCGGATCGGTAGGGCCGATCAGATTCCACGGCGCGAACATGTAATACAGGAACACGCAGACGACGAAGGCGATGCCTGTCGAGATCGCGGTCCGAGCCCAATAGATCGTCGATTTGGCGAGACCGGTCGACCAGCCCTCGAACGGCATCCGCGTCAGATTGATGGCGACCGCAGCAAAGCCGGCCGGCCACAAGAACATCGGCCAGGTGTCGCCGACCCGCAAGGTCAGCGACTTCCAGAGGAAATAGACGAGCGGCACCAGCACCGCCGTCGCCAGCAGGATCGCCACCGGCTCGCGCTTGCGATAGCCGCGCCAGGCCGTCAGCCCTGTTGCGAACAGCGTCACCGGCAGCAGCACGAAACCGACCAGGCCGAACTGCATGCCGATGAATTCGCCGAGGGTGCGCAGCGTCAGATCGCGTTCGACGGTGGCGCGCACCGCCTGGAAGCGAAACGAGGCCCAGTCATGCTCCGCATTCCAGATCAGCACCGGCGAGAACACGACGATCGCGATCAGCGCGGCGAGGTAGGGATACGGGCTGCGCAGCCAGCGCCAGCGCCAGTCCGGCACCAGCGCAAAGGCGAGCACCGCCGGCGCGAACATGATCGCGGTGAATTTCGACAGCAGCGCAAGCCCTGCGAACAGCCCGGCGGCGAGCCACCAGCGCCCATCATGGCTCTGCGCGAGCCGCACCAGCGACCACAGCATCGCCACCGAGAACGGGATCAGCGCCGTGTCGGGCGCCACCTTGGCCATCAACAACCCGTAGTAGAGTGCGGCTTCCGGCAGCAGCAACGCCAGCATAACCGCGCGGACATTGTTTGACGTGACGCGACGGACGATGTCGGCGAGCAGCAGCTGGGTCACCAGCATCGCCACAATGCCACCGAGGCGGACGCCGAGATTGGTGTCGCCGAGAACAGCGGTGCCGAAGCGGATGAACCAGGCGACCATCGGCGGATGGTCGAGGAACGACAGCACGTTTTCCTTCGACCAGGTCCAGTAATAGGCCTCGTCGGTGCGCAAATCGAGCGCATGGGCATAGACCAGCCGCATCGCGGTCATGGCAACGATCGCGGCGATGACGCCCCGCCAATCCGGCGCCCGCGAACGGGCCGGCTTAACGCTGATGCTACCGGCTCCGGGTTTAGGTTCGGCTTGGGCTATCGTCACGGCGGCTTTTTGTTCGACTCTTAACGGAGTGTCAACGCACCTCCGGCTGCCGCGGCCCAACCGGCCCGCGGTGGTGGTGTTCAGCGCGGGAATTAAACATTAGACTTGCAGATCATGAATCACATGACCTCCCCCTCGCGCGAGCACCTGCAGGACATGGCCCGCGGCATCGGCCAGCGGCAGGTCCGCCTGGTGACCGGGACGATCATGTTCGCCTACCTGATCAGCCATTTCCTCAACCATGCGCTGGGCAATATCTCGACCGAGGCGCTCGCGATCGGGGTGTACTACCACACCGAATTCTGGCGGTTCCTGCCGGTCGCCATCGTGTTCTACTCGGCCTGCCTGGTGCACACCGCGCTAGGCATCTGGGCGTTGTTCGAGCGGCGCGAGTTCCACTGGAAGGCGATCGAGCCGCTGCAGCTTGCGCTCGGCCTCAGCGTTCCGATGCTGGTCATCGTGCATGTCGTCGGCGTCCGGCTCGGGCAAGCCCTGTATGGGCACGAGAAGCTCTATCCGCAGGAGCTGTATACGTTCTTCATCGCGTCGCCGAACCGGCTGTGGCAGATGCTGGCGGTGCTGGTGGTCGCCTGGGTGCATGGCTGCATCGGCCTGTATTTCTGGCTGCGGATGCGCCCGTTCTTCAAGCGTGCGGCGCCGTTCCTGCTCGCCGGAGCCGTGTTGATCCCGACGCTGGCGATGCTCGGCATCTATCAGGCCGGCCGCGCCACGATCGCCGACTACCAGGATCCCGACTGGCGGCGCGAGGAGCTGTCGGTGCAGAAGCTCGGCACGGCGGCGCAGGGGGCCATGCTCGAGAAGATCACCGATGACCTGACGATCGGCTATCTCGGCCTGCTCGGCCTCGTGCTGCTCGCGCGCGGCGCGCGGACCCTGCTCGAACGCCGCGGCGGCATGATCGCATTGTCCTACGGCAACGGCCGCACGCTGCGGGTGCCGAAGGGCTTGAGCGTGCTGGAAGCGAGCCTGCGCTACAACGTGCCTCATGCGAGCGTCTGCGGCGGCCGCGCACGCTGCTCGACCTGCCGCATCCGCGTCATCGGCGATCACGCCGCCCTGCCCGAGCCTTCGCCGCGCGAAGCCTTCGTGCTGCACCGGGTCGGCACCGACGATCCGTCGATCCGGCTGGCCTGCCAGTTGCGGCCGACCGGCGACCTGACCTTCTTCCAGCTGTTCCTGCCGAGCACGATGTCGGCCAACGCGCATGCCGGCAATCCGACGCGGGTCGGCCAGGAGCGTTATCTCGTCAGCATGTTCGTCGACATGCGCGGCTCGACTCAGCTGGCCGAGAAGCGGCTGCCGTTCGACACCGTGTTCATCGTCAACCGCTTCCTCGGCGCTGTATCGCAAGCGGTGCTGGAAGCCGGCGGGCGGCCCAACCAGTTCATCGGCGACGGCATGCTGGCGCTGTTCGGGCTCTCCTCCGACCGGCACGAGGCCTGCCGCCAGGCGCTGCGCGCGGCGGCATTGATCGCAACCAATATCGACGAACTGAACCAATTTCTCAGCCACGATCTGCGCGAGCCGATCCGCTTCGGCATCGGCATCCATGGCGGCGAGGTGATCGTCGGCGATATCGGCTATCGCGACCATATGGTGTTCACCGCGCTCGGTGATGCCGTCAACGTCGCCGCACGGCTCCAGGACATGACCAAGGCGCTGGCCTGCGAGGCCGTCATTTCCGACGAGGTGCGCGTCACCGCGGGCCTCGCCGACGATGCCCTGCCGGCGCAGGAGGTCGCGATCCGCGGCCGCAACGAGCCGATGACGGTGCGCACCGTCGAGGCGACGCGCATCCTGTCCGCGCTGGTCGACGACCGGCGCGCCGTCGCGGCCTGACCGCTTCATCCCCCTTCACCGAGTGTGACCTGCCGCACATCCAGCGGAGCGTTCAGCCGCGATGCTCGAACGCGTCCCGTGCCGGATGCGACTGACTGGCGATGGGTAACACTGCAACCGCGCCGCGACAGAGCTCAACGCGCATCTGAAGGAGACGACCATGCTTCGCAAAGTCACGCTTGCTCTCGCTACTGCCGCAACCCTCGGCGCCGCCGCGCTGGCGCCGACCTCGGCGTCCGCCAAGCCGTTCTTCTGGCATCCGTACCACCATCACTTCTGGGGTGGCCCGGGCATCTCCGTCGGCTTCGTCGACTCCGGCTGCTACGTCACCCGCCTGGTAATGACGCCCTACGGCTATCGCTATCGCACCGTCAACGTCTGCTACTGATCGAACCTTCGACGTCGCTGGAAATGCCCCGGTCGCCCGCGCGACCGGGGCTTCTCGTTGTTGCGACGCAACGCTGCGAAAGCTCAATTGACTCGCGGTTCCCCGATGCGACATTTGTCGCCGCGCGCAGTCCATGATGCGAAGGCGCGCAGGCCAAGGTGAGCCTGGTGATGACCAGCTCACGACAGAACAGCTTCGGAGGAAGCGGAATGCTCGATCGACGAGACTTGATGAGGCGCGCCGGGTTGGCGGCTTTGGTGACGGGGCTGGGATCAAGGGGCGCGCTCGCCCTCGACACCGTGACACTGCCCTTCGACAACGGCGAACGGCCGCTGGTGCGCTACCCCCAGAAGCGCCCGATGATCGGCCTGACCAGCCGGCCGCCGCAGCTCGAAACCCCGTTTGCAATCTTCAACGACGGTCCGCTGACGCCGAACAACGCGTTCTTCGTCCGCTATCACCTCGCCGGCATCCCCTACGACCTCGATCCGGACAAGTTCACGCTCGAGATCAAGGGCAAGGTCGACAAGCCGCTGAGGCTGTCGCTGAAGGATATCCGCAAGCTGAAGCCGATCGAGCTGGTCGCCGTCAACCAGTGCTCCGGCAACAGCCGCGGCTTCTTCAATCCGCGCGTCGCCGGCGGCCAGCTCGGCAACGGCGCGATGGGCTGTGCGCGCTGGCACGGCGTGCCGCTGAAGACCGTGCTCGACATGGCCGGCGTGCAGGCCGGCGCCAAGCAGGTCACCTTCAATGGCATGGACGGCCCTGTCATGGAGACGACGCCCGATTTCGTGAAAGCGCTCGACATCGACCATGCGCGCGATGGCGAGGTGATGCTGGCCTGGGGCATGAACGGCGAGGACCTGCCGTTCCTCAACGGATTTCCGCTCCGCCTCGTGGTGCCCGGCTATTACGGCACCTATTGGGTGAAGCACCTCAACGAGATCACGGTGATCGACAACGTGTTCGACGGCTTCTGGATGAAGTCCGCCTACCGGATTCCGGATACGCCGAACAACGCGGTCGAGCCCGGCACCGCGCCGAAGGCGACGATCCCGATCAACCGCTTCACGGTACGCTCGTTCATGACCAGCATTGCCGACGGCGCCAGGCTGAAGGCCGGCCTCACCACGCTGCGCGGCATCGCCTTCGACGGCGGCAAGGGCATCAAGGAGGTCGTGGTCTCGACCGACGGCGGCAAGATCTGGACACCGGCCAAGCTCGGCAAGGACCTCGGCAAATACGCCTTCCGCGAATGGAAGCTGAAAGTCACGCTTCCCCCCGGCCCGTCGGAGCTGAAGGTGCGCGCCACCAACAATGCCGGCGACACCCAGCCGATGGATCCGTTGTGGAATCCCGCCGGCTATCTGCGCAACGTCGTCGAAACCGTGCGCGTCACCGCGGCGTGAGGAGAAGCATCATGACCAGCAAGCTGCTTGCTTCCCTCGCCGCGGGCGCGGCCCTCTCGATCGGGGCTGCGATCGCCACGCCCGTCAACTACACGCTTCCCGAGGAGACCGCTTCGTTCAAGCCGGGTCCGAACCTCGACGTGGTCCAGAGCAACTGCACCGGCTGCCACTCGGCGGACTACATCAAGACCCAGCCGCAGGGCGAGAAGTTCAAGAAAGACTTCTGGCAGGCCGAGGTGACCAAGATGATCAAGGTCTACGGTGCGCCGATCGATCAGGCCGACGTCGGCAAGATCGTCGAGTATCTTTCCGCGACCTATTGAGACGCGGTCGATCCATCCCCGCGCGCTGGCCGACAGGCCGCGCGTGGGTTGACCTATCCAATTCGGCTCAGAGGAACTGATCTGTTTTTGCAGCGCATCAATTGACCACGAAACAGGCAATCCGGCACCAAAACCCCACAAAGCGGGTTGTTTCCGGGCAAAAACACACCGTGGTTTGATCTACCCAGCTTTTTCCAAACTGCTATCCTGTGCGGTGCGGACAAGCCGGTTTGTGCGGGGACCAGCTGGTCTGTTTTCGATTGATTCCGCGGAGACGACTGGAATGCCCAAAGGTACAGTGAAGTGGTTCAACCCGACCAAGGGTTATGGATTCATCCAGCCCGCAACGGGCGGTAAGGACATTTTCGTGCATATTTCGGCGGTTCAGAAGGCTGGTCTGCAGTCCCTGAACGAAGGCCAATCGGTTGAATACGAAGAGATCGCAAATCGCGGCAAGACGTCAGCCGAGAACCTCAAGGTCTAGCGCACCGCGCAAGATCGAGCGGCGCACTCTCGGACGCCATCCGGGAGTGAGGGCCGAATCCAACATCACACGCGTGACGTTCGGCGGAGCGGGCACGGTGCCCGCGCGCCACGGCATCGAATTTTTCCCAGCCGTCATCGACCACGTGCCGCTATTGGCCATTTGCCCGTTACATCGGGGCATCGCCCTATTGCCGACGCGCCAATCCGCTATCGCGCGACCACCCGATTGCGCAGCTCAACATCGCAACGGCGTCAGGGACGAGGGGCCGCGCATGAATCTCGCCGACAGCTGGGACGCCGAATCCGGCCGATGGATCGAATGGGCGCGGCGTCCGGGGCATGACAGCTATTGGCGATATCATCGCGACCAGTTCATCACGCTGCTGCCGCCACCCGGCCTCCATTCAGCCGTTCAGTCTTCCGTCACCCACTTGGCGACGGTCATGACATCAGGCGGTTGCAGATAACCGCGGGGCCAGAGATCGACGGCCCATTCCACCTTGGTGGCGCGTTCCACCAGCACGGCGGTATTGTGCGGCGTCTGCATCAACTGAAAGCCGCGATAATGAGGATCCCCCACATCGTGGAACTTGAACAGGTTCCAGGTCTGCATCACCAGCATCAGGCTGGTCGTGTTGCGGGTGGTGTCCCAGCAGTCGTAATTGTGCTGATCATCGTTGGCGCGGAAGTCCGCTTTCGCGACACGCTTGTTGGTGCCGAGGATCGGCCCCATCCGGCGATCGAACCAGATCACGGCCTTTTGCACGGCGGCGCGTTCGGCGGCGGCGTTGGCACGGCCGGTGGCCATGATCCGGGTCAACGCGGCTCTGTCGGCCGCGCTGAAGTCGAGCATCTCACGGCGCCGGCAGACGAAGCCGTAGCACACCGTCATCACCGAGGCCGACGGCGGATAGATCGACACCGATGTGTAGAGCTGCATGATGCCGGAGCTGAGCTCGGCCGCAGGGGCCGGCGTCATCGCGAACAGGGACAACGTCGCGACGCATAACGCGCCGGCAACCCCGGTTCGCTTCGCACGTATCGGCTGATTGGTATCGTCCATGTCGCGGCCCCCAACTGGAGGGAGAATTATCGCGGGTGCGGCGCGATGCCAAGGTATCCGGCGCATGGCTGTGGATCAGATCAGCCGACCGGCAGCGGCGCGTCGCGCTTGACTTCCTCCATCACCGCATAGGTTCGCGTCTCGCGCACACCCGGCAGCGCCAGCAGCGTCTCGCCGAGAAACCGGCGATAGGCGGTCATGTTGGCGACGCGCGCCTTGACCAGATAGTCGAAGCCGCCGGCCACCATGTGACACTCCAGCACTTCCGGCGCGGTCTGCACCGCCCTGGCGAAGCGCTCGAACACGTCGGGCGTGGTCTTGTCGAGCAGCACCTCGACGAACACCAGGAGGCCAAGGCCCAGCCGGTGCGGATTGAGTCGCGCGCCATAGCCCTCGACGAAGCCGTCGCGCTGCAGCCGCTTCAGCCGTTCACCGACGGAGGTCGGCGACAGGCCGATCCTCTCGGCCAGTTCCACATTGGCAATCCGGCCATCCCCTTGCAGGATCGAGAGGATTTTGCGGTCTGTCTTGTCGATTTCTGTCATATCCACGGCCAAACCATCAACTATCCAGATTTTCTAAGGCAAATCTGCTAATTTGTCTATCGAACTACGGTCCACGGACGCGTAGGTGTTCCCGTGCAACCCCGAGGAACCGCCGAGAAACCGCCATGCCAGACCAGCTCCCGCCCCCGTTCAGCGCGCCCTACGCCCCCGATGACACGGCGATCGCCAGCCGCCTGCGTCAGAACGCCGGGCTGGGCGCGGACAAGGAGGCCAGGATCGACCGCAGCGCGACCCGCCTGATCGAAGCGATCAGGGCCAATGACGATCCGCTCGGCGGGGTCGAGGACATGCTGCGGGAGTTCGCGCTGTCGACCAAAGAGGGGTTGGCGCTGATGGTGCTGGCGGAGGCGCTGCTCCGCGTGCCCGACGCGCGCACCGCCGACCAGTTCATCGAGGACAAGCTCGGCCAGGGCGACTTCGTCAACCACGAGACCAAATCCAGCGCATTCCTGGTCAACGCCTCGGCCTGGGCGCTCGGCATGTCGGCGCGCGTGATCCAGCCCGGCGAGACGCCGCAGGGCACGATCGGCCGGCTGACCAAGCGGCTCGGCGCGCCGGCGGTGCGCGCGGCGACGCGGCAGGCGATGCGGCTGATGGGCAGCCATTTCGTGCTCGGCGAAACCATCGAGGCGGCGCTGGCGCGGGCGCAATCGCACACGGCGCGCGGCTCGCGCTATTCGTTCGACATGCTCGGCGAGGGCGCGCGCACCGCCGACGACGCAAGCCGCTATTTCGAATCCTACGCCCGCGCGATCGAGGCGATCGGCAAGGCGGCCGGCGATCAGGCCCTGCCCGATCGGCCCGGCATCTCGGTCAAGCTGTCCGCACTGCATCCGCGGTTCGAGGCGGTGAGCCATGCGCGGGTGATGGGCGAGCTGGTGCCGCAGCTGATCGACCTGGCGCGCCGCGCCAAGGCGTACGACCTCAACTTCACCGTCGATGCCGAGGAGGCCGACCGGCTGGAGCTGTCGCTCGACGTCATCGCGGCTGCCTTCGCCGATCCGTCGCTCGCCGGCTGGAGCGGCTTCGGGCTTGCGATCCAGGCCTATCAGAAGCGCGCCACCGACGTGATCGACTATATCGACGCGCTGACGCGCGCACTCGACCGCAGGATGATGGTGCGCCTCGTCAAGGGCGCCTATTGGGACACCGAGATCAAGCGCGCGCAGGAGCGTGGGCTCGACGGCTATCCGGTGTTCACCCGCAAGGCGATGACCGACCTGAACTACATCACCTGTGCGCGCAAGCTGCTGGCGCTGCGGCCGCAGCTGTTTCCGCAATTTGCCACCCACAACGCGTTGACCGTCGCGACCATCCTCGAACTGTCGGACGATCCCTCAAGCTTCGAATTCCAGCGGCTGCATGGCATGGGCGAGGCGCTCTACGCGCAGCTCGGCCAGGATCGTCCTGAGATCGCCCACCGCACTTATGCGCCGGTCGGCAGCCACCGCGACCTGCTCGCCTATCTGGTGCGGCGCCTGCTCGAGAACGGCGCCAATTCGTCGTTTGTGGCGCTGGCCGCGGACAATCGCGTCTCCATCGTGGACCTGTTGCGCCGCCCTGC
The window above is part of the Bradyrhizobium sp. PSBB068 genome. Proteins encoded here:
- a CDS encoding TIGR01620 family protein, whose protein sequence is MNEKTPPRRPATFKLDDPGVVVMDPEDSGRLTRGTIQIVPEAEPAQLPVPADTPLLPARRGFRWGTLFWSAVAGLVVLGSGLGVLNLIEDLFARNEGLGFLGLALAVVAAVALAVVTMRELVGLARLATIEKLHLRAAEVLISDDRAASRAVVADLLKLAHHTPQLARARSALQSHTDDIIDGADMIRLAERELMTPLDEEARRLVSSAAQRVSVVTAVSPRALFDVLFVFVASLRMIRQLARLYGGRPGALGMIRLLRHVIAHLAITGGMAASDSLIQQMLGHGIAAKLSQRLGEGMLNGLLTARLGLAAIDVTRPLPFNALPRPALTDLAKDLIRKRDEEE
- a CDS encoding adenylate/guanylate cyclase domain-containing protein, with translation MTSPSREHLQDMARGIGQRQVRLVTGTIMFAYLISHFLNHALGNISTEALAIGVYYHTEFWRFLPVAIVFYSACLVHTALGIWALFERREFHWKAIEPLQLALGLSVPMLVIVHVVGVRLGQALYGHEKLYPQELYTFFIASPNRLWQMLAVLVVAWVHGCIGLYFWLRMRPFFKRAAPFLLAGAVLIPTLAMLGIYQAGRATIADYQDPDWRREELSVQKLGTAAQGAMLEKITDDLTIGYLGLLGLVLLARGARTLLERRGGMIALSYGNGRTLRVPKGLSVLEASLRYNVPHASVCGGRARCSTCRIRVIGDHAALPEPSPREAFVLHRVGTDDPSIRLACQLRPTGDLTFFQLFLPSTMSANAHAGNPTRVGQERYLVSMFVDMRGSTQLAEKRLPFDTVFIVNRFLGAVSQAVLEAGGRPNQFIGDGMLALFGLSSDRHEACRQALRAAALIATNIDELNQFLSHDLREPIRFGIGIHGGEVIVGDIGYRDHMVFTALGDAVNVAARLQDMTKALACEAVISDEVRVTAGLADDALPAQEVAIRGRNEPMTVRTVEATRILSALVDDRRAVAA
- a CDS encoding molybdopterin-dependent oxidoreductase, whose protein sequence is MLDRRDLMRRAGLAALVTGLGSRGALALDTVTLPFDNGERPLVRYPQKRPMIGLTSRPPQLETPFAIFNDGPLTPNNAFFVRYHLAGIPYDLDPDKFTLEIKGKVDKPLRLSLKDIRKLKPIELVAVNQCSGNSRGFFNPRVAGGQLGNGAMGCARWHGVPLKTVLDMAGVQAGAKQVTFNGMDGPVMETTPDFVKALDIDHARDGEVMLAWGMNGEDLPFLNGFPLRLVVPGYYGTYWVKHLNEITVIDNVFDGFWMKSAYRIPDTPNNAVEPGTAPKATIPINRFTVRSFMTSIADGARLKAGLTTLRGIAFDGGKGIKEVVVSTDGGKIWTPAKLGKDLGKYAFREWKLKVTLPPGPSELKVRATNNAGDTQPMDPLWNPAGYLRNVVETVRVTAA
- a CDS encoding cytochrome c; this translates as MTSKLLASLAAGAALSIGAAIATPVNYTLPEETASFKPGPNLDVVQSNCTGCHSADYIKTQPQGEKFKKDFWQAEVTKMIKVYGAPIDQADVGKIVEYLSATY
- a CDS encoding cold-shock protein; amino-acid sequence: MPKGTVKWFNPTKGYGFIQPATGGKDIFVHISAVQKAGLQSLNEGQSVEYEEIANRGKTSAENLKV
- a CDS encoding Lrp/AsnC ligand binding domain-containing protein; the protein is MTEIDKTDRKILSILQGDGRIANVELAERIGLSPTSVGERLKRLQRDGFVEGYGARLNPHRLGLGLLVFVEVLLDKTTPDVFERFARAVQTAPEVLECHMVAGGFDYLVKARVANMTAYRRFLGETLLALPGVRETRTYAVMEEVKRDAPLPVG